One region of Verrucomicrobiales bacterium genomic DNA includes:
- a CDS encoding AAA family ATPase — translation MAQPLERSGRRPPIGAGGSQGRLLEFLLNPCSYPHHPKRVRLIQTHSAFVFIVPPFVYKVKKAVNFGFLDFSTLARRRAACERELELNRRLCDGVYLEVVPISRQARQLILGSGGQVIEYAIRMKYLSQSHMLDRLVRQGKVGTRDIQRIAVTLARFYTNQHPSAEVESWGRPVRLRLSTDENFAQTREFVGRTLSSVAYRTVRAFTQRFYQSGGLLLANRVKERRIRDCHGDLHLEHIHLTPHALHIYDCIEFNDRFRYVDVANDIAFLAMDLDHEGRPDLARALVHRLIRELGDPHLARLLPFYKCYRAYVRGKVESLHSLAESAPPQERTASAQRAAGYFRLALAYAIGASEPMVLVVMGRIGSGKSSVAQALGAELGWPVFSSDAQRKGLAGFPLHGRSDDQARKVLYSQGMTHRTYQALLKSALHSVRQGQSVILDATFARRSQRDWLRGALAAKGLPLRFVELVATDREVKRRLQRRERSPMEVSDARLEDFTTLSGLYQPASELPLHTVVRVISHGTVERVTSSALSRLARLAADRPVEAA, via the coding sequence ATGGCTCAGCCACTCGAACGTTCAGGCCGACGACCTCCGATTGGTGCGGGGGGATCGCAGGGCAGGTTGCTCGAATTCCTCCTGAATCCCTGCTCCTATCCCCACCATCCAAAGCGCGTTCGCCTGATTCAAACGCACTCGGCCTTCGTCTTCATCGTTCCTCCCTTTGTCTACAAGGTCAAAAAAGCGGTGAACTTTGGCTTTTTGGATTTCTCCACTCTCGCGAGACGTCGGGCTGCGTGCGAGAGGGAGTTGGAGCTGAACCGACGACTCTGCGACGGGGTCTATCTGGAGGTGGTTCCTATCTCTCGGCAGGCCCGACAACTGATCTTGGGTTCCGGGGGGCAGGTGATCGAATACGCCATCCGGATGAAATACCTGTCCCAGAGTCACATGCTGGACCGGCTGGTGAGGCAGGGGAAGGTCGGCACTCGGGACATTCAACGGATCGCCGTTACCCTGGCCAGGTTTTATACCAACCAACATCCCAGCGCTGAGGTTGAGTCCTGGGGGCGGCCGGTCCGCTTGCGCCTGAGCACGGATGAAAACTTCGCCCAAACTCGAGAATTCGTCGGGCGAACCCTGAGCTCGGTGGCGTATCGGACGGTTCGCGCCTTCACTCAGCGCTTTTACCAGTCGGGCGGCCTTCTGCTAGCCAACCGGGTGAAGGAACGACGAATTCGCGACTGCCATGGAGATCTGCATCTGGAACATATCCACCTCACCCCGCATGCGCTTCACATCTACGACTGCATCGAGTTCAATGATCGGTTTCGCTATGTGGACGTAGCGAACGATATCGCGTTCCTGGCGATGGATCTCGACCACGAGGGACGTCCAGACCTCGCCCGAGCCTTGGTGCACCGCCTGATCCGGGAGCTTGGGGATCCTCACCTCGCGCGACTGCTGCCCTTTTACAAGTGTTATCGCGCCTACGTTCGTGGCAAGGTCGAGAGCTTGCATAGCCTGGCGGAGTCGGCCCCTCCGCAGGAGCGAACGGCCAGTGCGCAACGGGCCGCAGGCTATTTCCGCCTGGCATTGGCCTATGCTATCGGCGCGTCGGAACCTATGGTCCTGGTGGTGATGGGGCGCATCGGATCCGGCAAGAGCAGCGTGGCGCAGGCCTTGGGTGCTGAATTGGGCTGGCCGGTTTTCTCGTCCGACGCCCAGCGCAAAGGGCTGGCTGGATTCCCGCTCCACGGACGCAGCGACGATCAGGCTCGGAAGGTGCTTTATTCCCAAGGGATGACGCACCGAACTTACCAGGCTCTGCTGAAGTCCGCGTTGCATTCCGTGCGGCAGGGCCAATCCGTCATCCTGGATGCCACCTTTGCGCGGCGTTCGCAGCGGGATTGGCTGCGGGGAGCCTTGGCAGCGAAGGGGCTTCCGTTGCGCTTCGTGGAACTCGTGGCGACCGATCGAGAAGTCAAGCGACGGTTGCAGCGGCGGGAACGATCCCCGATGGAAGTATCGGATGCTCGCTTGGAGGATTTTACGACGCTGAGCGGCCTCTACCAACCCGCGTCGGAGCTGCCGTTGCACACGGTAGTCCGAGTGATCTCCCACGGTACGGTCGAGCGGGTCACCTCCTCCGCGCTCAGTCGATTGGCCCGGCTCGCCGCTGATCGCCCGGTGGAGGCAGCTTAA
- a CDS encoding TIGR04283 family arsenosugar biosynthesis glycosyltransferase produces MIPVLNEVNGLEETVRRVRRVAEVREIIVVDGGSHDGTQALARSLGCSVFVAAPGRGGQMRLGAQQATADVVWLLHADTWVESDAGEVMLQCLRDPAVVAGGFWKRFRETRLLLLGSRFRCAVRVWIGRRIVGDMAMFIRREVLEQIGGVPDMELMEDFELSHRLRKVGRLALADGVVTTSARRFIEKGVLSTYFKMWQITMLYRLGRSPAELRRRYG; encoded by the coding sequence GTGATCCCTGTTCTGAACGAGGTGAACGGTTTGGAAGAAACGGTGCGGCGGGTGCGTCGGGTCGCCGAGGTTCGCGAGATCATCGTGGTTGACGGGGGTAGCCACGATGGAACCCAGGCTTTGGCCCGATCCCTGGGCTGCTCGGTTTTTGTTGCTGCTCCCGGCCGGGGGGGACAGATGCGACTCGGAGCCCAACAGGCCACCGCCGACGTGGTTTGGCTGCTTCACGCCGACACGTGGGTGGAGTCGGATGCGGGTGAGGTCATGCTGCAATGTCTACGCGATCCTGCAGTGGTAGCGGGTGGGTTTTGGAAGCGGTTTCGTGAAACTCGTCTGCTTCTTCTAGGGTCCAGGTTCAGATGCGCCGTGCGCGTCTGGATCGGGAGACGGATCGTGGGAGATATGGCAATGTTTATCCGCCGCGAGGTTCTTGAGCAGATTGGCGGAGTGCCCGACATGGAGCTGATGGAGGATTTTGAGCTTTCCCATCGCTTGCGCAAGGTCGGTCGGTTGGCTCTCGCCGACGGCGTGGTGACGACGTCGGCTCGGCGGTTTATCGAGAAGGGAGTTCTCTCCACCTACTTCAAGATGTGGCAGATCACCATGCTCTATCGACTCGGGCGCTCTCCTGCTGAACTCAGACGCCGCTATGGTTGA
- the floA gene encoding flotillin-like protein FloA (flotillin-like protein involved in membrane lipid rafts) has translation MSPVTAQAVILGASWELPALGIGIIILLALALLLANFGWIYLRALFSGAKITWTELIALRLRRVPVGLIVDNRISAVRSGLPLSIDDLSTHYMAGGNVPMVVLALIASRKAAIPLSFDRACAIDLATKGTGKTLIEAVRTSINPRVIGCPAPSSGKLTITGVAKDGIIIKARVLVTVRTNLDRFVGGATEETIIARVGEGIVSTIGSSATYKEVLESPDLISRTVLNKGLDANTAFEILSLDIADLDVGENIGAKLQAEQAEANKLIAQAHAEIRRAAAVAEAQEMTARVAEMRALVVESEVQVPMGIAAAFRAGKLGPMG, from the coding sequence ATGTCTCCCGTCACTGCCCAAGCAGTAATTCTCGGTGCGTCCTGGGAGCTGCCGGCCCTGGGCATCGGGATCATCATACTGCTGGCTCTCGCGCTCCTGCTGGCCAATTTTGGATGGATCTATCTGCGGGCGCTGTTCTCCGGTGCTAAAATCACCTGGACGGAACTCATCGCGCTTCGACTACGTCGCGTGCCGGTCGGACTCATTGTGGACAACCGGATCAGCGCTGTTCGATCGGGCCTGCCGCTCTCCATCGATGATCTCTCCACCCACTACATGGCCGGCGGGAACGTGCCCATGGTGGTGCTGGCTCTCATCGCATCCCGAAAGGCAGCCATCCCCCTGAGCTTTGATCGCGCCTGCGCCATAGACCTGGCTACCAAGGGAACCGGAAAGACACTCATTGAAGCCGTTCGAACCTCGATCAATCCCCGAGTGATCGGCTGCCCAGCCCCTAGCTCAGGCAAGCTGACCATCACGGGAGTGGCCAAGGATGGAATCATCATCAAGGCACGGGTACTCGTCACCGTGCGAACCAACTTGGACCGATTCGTCGGCGGGGCGACGGAGGAAACTATCATCGCGAGGGTCGGAGAAGGCATTGTCAGCACGATTGGTTCGTCGGCCACTTACAAGGAGGTGCTGGAGAGCCCCGACTTGATCTCTCGAACTGTGTTGAACAAAGGCCTGGACGCCAACACGGCCTTCGAGATTCTGTCCTTGGATATCGCTGACTTGGACGTGGGCGAGAACATCGGGGCCAAGCTGCAAGCCGAGCAAGCCGAAGCGAACAAGCTCATCGCTCAGGCCCACGCGGAGATTCGTCGCGCAGCCGCGGTCGCGGAGGCTCAGGAAATGACGGCTCGCGTCGCGGAAATGCGAGCCCTGGTCGTGGAGTCGGAGGTTCAGGTGCCCATGGGCATCGCCGCTGCCTTCCGAGCTGGAAAACTGGGCCCCATGGGCTGA
- a CDS encoding sensor histidine kinase: MKLRDQRVARRYHTALHAYLGRRGSASTEVVCHLGKNVLNLGVNTLRLAKLHDEIMTLELLPDCVPSRRPALIRRAGFFFAAAITPIKGVPKEGRAAEARLSRFIATLSQRTVQLAASNLELSREITQRKSVEKALKKSEQHYARLLKQSDRLQEQLRGLSRQILAAHEEERKKISRELHDVIAQTLTGINLRLSTLRKDAALNTKGLDRNIGRTQQLVERSVNIVHRFARELRPAVLDDLGLVPALQSFIKNFIEQTRIPTSLVVSSGMQRLDATRRTVLFRVAQEALTNVARHAKARHAQVRIQCGSRNIQMEIQDDGVAFRVQPVMRSLSGRHLGLLGMRERLEMIGGELQVDSTSRTGTLIRAKIPLGKASLGGVSKGRSRRKPKEIGPPTL; this comes from the coding sequence ATGAAACTCCGAGATCAGCGGGTTGCCCGCCGTTATCATACCGCACTGCATGCCTACCTAGGACGAAGGGGCAGTGCATCGACGGAGGTGGTGTGCCATCTCGGTAAGAATGTATTGAACCTCGGTGTAAACACACTCCGGCTAGCCAAGCTTCACGACGAGATCATGACCTTGGAGCTGTTGCCGGATTGTGTTCCCTCCAGACGTCCTGCACTGATACGAAGGGCTGGGTTCTTCTTCGCTGCCGCCATTACCCCCATCAAGGGGGTTCCAAAGGAAGGGCGAGCTGCGGAAGCCCGGTTGAGCCGGTTTATTGCGACCCTCAGTCAGCGCACTGTGCAGTTGGCGGCGTCCAATCTGGAACTCAGCCGGGAGATCACTCAGCGGAAATCCGTGGAGAAGGCTCTGAAGAAGAGTGAGCAGCACTATGCCCGCCTGCTGAAACAGTCCGACCGGCTTCAGGAACAATTGCGAGGACTCTCCCGACAAATCCTCGCCGCTCACGAGGAAGAACGGAAGAAGATCAGTCGCGAGCTTCATGATGTGATCGCTCAAACCCTGACTGGCATCAACTTGCGCCTTTCCACCTTGAGGAAGGATGCCGCCCTGAACACCAAGGGTTTGGATCGCAATATTGGTCGGACTCAGCAGTTGGTGGAGCGGTCCGTGAACATCGTCCACCGATTCGCGCGCGAGTTGCGTCCCGCGGTGCTGGACGACCTCGGTTTGGTTCCCGCGCTGCAGTCCTTCATCAAGAACTTTATCGAGCAGACTCGGATTCCCACCAGCCTCGTGGTATCCTCCGGCATGCAGCGTTTGGATGCCACCCGAAGAACCGTGTTGTTCCGTGTCGCGCAGGAGGCCCTGACCAATGTCGCCCGACACGCGAAGGCGCGTCACGCGCAGGTGCGGATTCAATGCGGCTCTCGAAACATCCAAATGGAGATTCAGGACGACGGAGTCGCCTTCCGCGTTCAGCCCGTGATGCGCTCGCTCAGTGGTAGGCACCTGGGCTTGCTTGGCATGCGTGAGAGATTGGAGATGATCGGGGGCGAGCTTCAGGTCGACTCGACGTCTCGGACGGGCACATTGATTCGTGCCAAGATTCCCTTGGGCAAGGCCTCTCTTGGAGGTGTTAGCAAGGGTAGAAGTCGACGCAAACCAAAGGAAATCGGACCCCCCACATTATGA
- a CDS encoding response regulator transcription factor, with protein MNPITVLLAEDHTMVREGFRAMLALERDIEVVGEAKDGRQAVVMTSRLKPEIVLMDIAMPLLNGLEATRQVMKLVPSTKVLVLSAHSDDAYIDAAIESGAVGFLLKQTSSSDVCRAIREIHAGRRFFSPSISRRLGQLESTTTRRVGALKDRVAQLTSREREVLQLIAEGKANKETAVELGIGIKTVEKHREHLMEKLDIHDTAGLTRYAIGAGIIESSVQTTTRSSS; from the coding sequence ATGAACCCTATCACTGTTCTGCTCGCGGAAGACCACACCATGGTTCGTGAAGGTTTTCGCGCCATGCTCGCCCTGGAACGCGACATTGAAGTTGTTGGTGAGGCCAAGGATGGACGTCAGGCAGTGGTCATGACGTCCCGACTGAAGCCTGAAATCGTGCTGATGGACATTGCCATGCCCTTGCTGAACGGTCTGGAGGCCACGCGCCAAGTGATGAAGCTGGTGCCTTCCACAAAGGTATTGGTCCTCTCCGCCCACAGTGACGATGCTTACATCGACGCTGCCATTGAGTCAGGCGCAGTGGGTTTCTTGTTGAAGCAGACTTCCTCGAGTGATGTGTGCCGCGCCATTCGAGAAATTCACGCGGGAAGGAGATTCTTTAGCCCCTCGATTTCTCGTCGTTTGGGCCAGCTCGAATCCACTACAACTCGGAGGGTCGGTGCCTTGAAAGATCGGGTGGCCCAGCTCACATCCCGTGAACGAGAGGTCCTTCAGCTGATCGCGGAGGGCAAGGCCAACAAGGAGACGGCAGTTGAGCTTGGCATCGGGATCAAGACAGTCGAGAAACACCGGGAGCACCTGATGGAGAAACTCGATATTCACGATACGGCCGGCTTGACTCGCTATGCCATTGGCGCTGGCATCATCGAGAGCAGCGTGCAGACTACCACACGCTCCTCCTCTTGA
- a CDS encoding transglutaminase family protein, whose translation MHGAYLNLTVRVGCSLAYEVSVPTSVLFVLKPRLEGRVLVMQERLSFGIGLPAYEFQDSHGNITYRSMFMPGRNEIRHDALVAVSSLPDNRELVVPMLPVGELPCELLRYTLPSRYCDSDKLMDFAWNQFGMVPHGLARVQAICDWVHQNIEYRYMSGRSDLSASEVIHRRYGVCRDFAHVAVALCRAFNLPARYVTGHLPDIGHLDPGSPMDFHAYCEVYLGRDWYTFDPRFNEPRIGRVKVAHGADAVDGAFATVYGQASLAFFEVWAYQVNPREVSVGDPIDLSKRLDGTPTLRLS comes from the coding sequence ATGCACGGAGCTTATCTGAATCTGACCGTCCGAGTGGGTTGCAGCCTGGCCTACGAGGTTTCTGTTCCCACTTCGGTGCTGTTTGTGCTGAAACCACGCTTGGAGGGTCGCGTGTTGGTGATGCAGGAACGCCTCTCCTTTGGCATCGGCCTCCCGGCTTATGAGTTTCAGGACTCCCACGGCAACATCACTTACCGATCGATGTTCATGCCCGGGCGGAACGAAATTCGACACGATGCACTGGTCGCTGTCTCCTCGCTTCCGGACAACCGCGAACTGGTCGTTCCGATGCTTCCGGTGGGCGAACTCCCCTGTGAGTTGTTACGCTACACCCTGCCCAGTCGCTACTGCGATTCCGATAAGTTGATGGACTTCGCCTGGAATCAGTTTGGTATGGTTCCGCACGGTTTGGCTCGAGTGCAGGCCATCTGCGATTGGGTCCACCAGAACATCGAGTATCGATACATGTCCGGACGGTCGGACCTGTCCGCCTCCGAGGTCATTCACCGTCGTTATGGAGTTTGCCGAGATTTCGCACATGTCGCGGTCGCTCTTTGTCGCGCGTTCAATCTGCCGGCGCGGTATGTGACAGGTCATCTTCCGGACATCGGTCATCTTGATCCGGGTTCCCCGATGGACTTTCATGCTTACTGCGAGGTGTATTTGGGACGCGATTGGTATACCTTTGACCCTCGTTTCAACGAGCCTCGGATTGGGCGAGTTAAAGTGGCGCACGGGGCTGACGCCGTTGATGGGGCATTTGCGACCGTCTACGGGCAGGCCAGTTTGGCGTTTTTTGAGGTCTGGGCTTACCAGGTAAACCCGCGAGAGGTCTCGGTCGGCGATCCGATCGATTTAAGCAAGAGACTGGACGGCACGCCGACTCTCCGTCTCAGCTAG